The nucleotide window CGTTAAGATTATACTTTAACGTTTATATCATATAGATGAGTTAAATTATGACACAAACATAATTTTGAGAGGAGAGAGCCATGGGATTTTTAGATGTAATAAAGGGAATTTTTAAAAAATCACCAAAGATACACTATGCAAAATCCCAAACAGTTGATTTAATTGAATTAAAAAGAAACCCCTACTATATTGTGGCGTCAGTTGAATTGGGTAATACTACAACAAAAGCCATCATTACGGCAACAAATATGGATACTGGAAAAACCTATATTGTGAGCAAACATGTAAAAATGACAAGAGACGTTAGAAAACCAAAGAAGGGAGAAGAGGTTTTTGGGAAAACATTGTGGGGTGTTGAATTAACAAAAGAAGCGGTTGCAGAGATGGTTAAGGAGGTTTTACTAAAAGCCCTTAAGGAAGGAAACCTAACAATAGATGACTTGCATTTTGTCGTTAGAAGTACTGGAGTTACGGCAGGTTTTGCCTCTCCTGAGGAGGTTGGGGCAATGATTATTGCATTGGCAGATGGATGTTTAAAAGCAGGCATTCCTCCATCAAAGATGGCTCCTGCAATGTCAAAAAACCAACTGCCGAAACCATTTGATAAATACAGCATGATGGATAAAATAATATTTGATGGGGCAGTTACGGGAGTTCTCCCTCCAACAGGGAAGGAAGTTGTTGCAAATGAAATGGAAGGGGAACTTGTTACGGCAGGAATAAAAGTTGGAAGTAAATGGACAGAGGTCGATTTTAGAAATCCATGTATGAGTATTGACTTTGGTACTACATTAGCAGGGAGGATAACCAACGATACTCTACCTTATGCAAAGGTTATTGGGAATTTGTGTGGTTTGGCGGGGGCTATTGCCGACAGTATTACAAGAGGTTCTGGGCTTGTTAATAAAGAAAAAGGGGCGGCTTTAGATATTACAAAAAAATGTAATGATAAACCAAACAAAGAACTTGCAGAAGAATACGCAGAGAAAGCCCACAAATACATAATAATTGATGAAGTTCCATCAAATGTTGAAAGATTTGGAACAGTTCCAGTTAATCCAGAGGCGGCAAAAAAAGCAGGAACTACCTTAATTGGATGTGATGTTGGAGAAAATGGAAGTGACTTGCCAAAATTAGAGGAGATTGGAAAAAGAATTGTTGAGGAATGCAATGTTCCAACTCTACTCTATACTTTGGATTTGGTTTCTGCAGAAATAGCAAAGAGATTAGTTGAATTTGTATATAAAAAAGGACTTGTTAATGAAAAAACTGCAATAGGTATAACAGGTAGGGCAGGAATTACTGGGGAGAAGCCAAAGTTAATAATAGAAAAACTCAAAGGATTGGATATCTGGGAGAATGTTGAAGAAAATGTCGTGTTTGTTGAGGATGGTTTAGCATTGGGGGCGAGTGTTATGGCAAGATGTATGAATTGCCTTGGAACGCCAAACATACCAATTGGGGGTAATAGGGGAGGAGGTTGCATTTTGGGTTTAAGAAGAAAATGGCAAAAAGATAAAGGTATGCTTAGATAACAAAATGGTGAAAAAATGCATAAAGGTATTGATAACGTTAAATATGGTGTAATAACGGTAAGTGATAGTAGATACAATGAAATGTTAAAAGGCGATAAAGTTGAAGATAAATCAGGAGAACTTTTAAAAAATGAGTTAAATGCCATATTCCATGCTCTAATTCCAGACAATAAGGATATGATAAAAGGAATTATAGACCATGTCATAGATTTTTTTGATGTGGATTGTATCGTCATAACAGGAGGAACAGGCATATCTAAGAGGGACAACACATCAGACGTATTAAAAGAAATTTTTGAGAAGGAGTTGGAAGGATTTAAAATAATATTCCATAAGATAAGTTATGATGAAGTTGGAGAAGCAACAATTTTATCACGAAGTACTGCAGGGATTTATAGGGGAAGGGTCATATATGCCCTTCCAGGTTCAGTAAATGCATGTAAAACAGGTCTAAAAATTATAAAAAAAGAAACAGGACATATCTTAAGACATGTTAGAGAATAAAGTAATATGTTTTGGTGAAAATAATGACAACTCGCTTTGCTCATAAAATCATAGCAATAAGTGGAAAAGGTGGAACTGGAAA belongs to Methanotorris formicicus Mc-S-70 and includes:
- a CDS encoding MogA/MoaB family molybdenum cofactor biosynthesis protein; its protein translation is MHKGIDNVKYGVITVSDSRYNEMLKGDKVEDKSGELLKNELNAIFHALIPDNKDMIKGIIDHVIDFFDVDCIVITGGTGISKRDNTSDVLKEIFEKELEGFKIIFHKISYDEVGEATILSRSTAGIYRGRVIYALPGSVNACKTGLKIIKKETGHILRHVRE
- a CDS encoding methanogenesis marker 14 protein, with protein sequence MGFLDVIKGIFKKSPKIHYAKSQTVDLIELKRNPYYIVASVELGNTTTKAIITATNMDTGKTYIVSKHVKMTRDVRKPKKGEEVFGKTLWGVELTKEAVAEMVKEVLLKALKEGNLTIDDLHFVVRSTGVTAGFASPEEVGAMIIALADGCLKAGIPPSKMAPAMSKNQLPKPFDKYSMMDKIIFDGAVTGVLPPTGKEVVANEMEGELVTAGIKVGSKWTEVDFRNPCMSIDFGTTLAGRITNDTLPYAKVIGNLCGLAGAIADSITRGSGLVNKEKGAALDITKKCNDKPNKELAEEYAEKAHKYIIIDEVPSNVERFGTVPVNPEAAKKAGTTLIGCDVGENGSDLPKLEEIGKRIVEECNVPTLLYTLDLVSAEIAKRLVEFVYKKGLVNEKTAIGITGRAGITGEKPKLIIEKLKGLDIWENVEENVVFVEDGLALGASVMARCMNCLGTPNIPIGGNRGGGCILGLRRKWQKDKGMLR